The nucleotide sequence GGCTTCTTGGCCGCTGCCTTCTTGGCCGCAGGCTTTTTCTCGACCACGGTGTTTTCAGCAGCAGCCTTTTCCACGGCTTGCTTGGCGGCCAGCTTCTTGGCAGCCAGTTCAGCGGGCTTGGGCTTGGCGGCACCGATCTTCAGGCGCACAGGTGTCTCGCCCCAGATTTCTTCCAGGCGGTAGTACTGCCGAATGGCGGGCTGCATGATGTGGCAGACGGCTGCGCCGCAGTCCACAATGATCCATTCGCCGTTTTGCTCGCCTTCCTGGCGAGGAACGGGGAAACCGGCTTCCTTGACGGCTTCGCGCACGCTGGAAGCCAGCGCCTTGGTCTGGCGATTGGAGGTACCGGAGGCCACGATCACGCGCTCGAACAGCGGCGACAGGGCTTCGGTGTTGAACACCTGGATATCGTGGGCCTTGACGTCTTCGAGGCCATCAACAATGGCTCGCTGGAGTTTGGTGACGTCGCGCTTGGCTGCGGAATCCGATTTGGTGGAGGTGGTCATCAGGCGATGGAATCAGTAAATGATGGGTTCAATATAGCGTGTGCCGCACCACACCCGTATCAGGGTTGGATTGGCTAAAAGCGTCCAGAGCCACAAGGCCCGCGCTTGTCACGCATTGAAAAAGGTTGATGCGCCAATTGATGATTGCGCACCCAGCTATGGAAATTATAGTTTTCTAAAAATTTCCCTGCTGACAGGGCTTTATGCGCTGCCAGCGGGAAAACAGGCTGATTACAGCCAGTCGCGGCGAATCAGGAATTTTTCCAGCAGTTCGCGCTCGGGCGTACCC is from Comamonas fluminis and encodes:
- the rsfS gene encoding ribosome silencing factor, encoding MTTSTKSDSAAKRDVTKLQRAIVDGLEDVKAHDIQVFNTEALSPLFERVIVASGTSNRQTKALASSVREAVKEAGFPVPRQEGEQNGEWIIVDCGAAVCHIMQPAIRQYYRLEEIWGETPVRLKIGAAKPKPAELAAKKLAAKQAVEKAAAENTVVEKKPAAKKAAAKKPAAKSATAAAVKKPAAKKPAAKKTTAAAKTVKTVVVKPSTPRTAKPATAKPAAKRAPRAKA